Part of the Candidatus Methylomirabilota bacterium genome, TGAGCCGCACTTCCTTGGCCGCCTCCCGCCACAGCGGTCCACCGGGAGCGTGGTACTCGTCCTGGACCTGCTTCCGGAACTCGGGCATCATGGCCTCCTGCTTGTCCGGCGGGACCGTATCCAGCGTCCGGGCGCGGATCCCGACCGTCTTGACCGTGGCGGCGTGCGCGCGCTCGATCCAGCGGCCGATCTCGTTCCAGTCCTTGTCGAAGAACACCACGACCGGGATGGACCGGTAGCCGTTGTTCAGGAAGCAATCGGTCAGGTCCAGGTGCTGATCACGGAAGAACACGCGCAGCTCGCAGT contains:
- a CDS encoding thioredoxin family protein — protein: MAQLRIPLDAQRFASGLTWKDYLAQMGDTRARTEENYQKASLTEDERKFFAGLGQVRYALMLAENWCGDVHRNSPMLARIVEALPNCELRVFFRDQHLDLTDCFLNNGYRSIPVVVFFDKDWNEIGRWIERAHAATVKTVGIRARTLDTVPPDKQEAMMPEFRKQVQDEYHAPGGPLWREAAKEVRLILEQRLGLAAKK